AATCACTCATCAAGTGTAACTTGAAGTCCTTGGCTTGTGTCTCTGAAAGATTGGCTGCTCAGGACATAACAAATCCCATCGCCCCCACCTTCTGAAAAAACTTGGAGCGGAATCATTTAGAGCTGTGTTTGAAGAGATTCATTTAGTCTGGTTATATGTATAGAGAAGCATTTGTGGTCACATGCAGTGCTATGTTTTAGATCAGGTCCATATGCCATTTTGAGCCTGTGGTGAAAGTTTTGATGTAGTTTAGTTTCTGGTGTTTGTTGGACAGTGTCTGTGTATTTATGAACCATTTGTAAGAACAAACCAGAGCTACTTGATATGTTGTTGGTGGGTCAATCAGAACACATACTCCTGTTTTTGAGTACTCTTTTGCTAACTTCTCTGTATGTCCCATAAACAACTTCCAGATAAGACCTATCCAGTTTTATTTACCCTGAACTCAAAAGCGCAGCGTTCTATGTGTGTATAAGATAACACTGCAAAAGAAACCAATTACTCGTTCTCAAAAGTGATATTACAACAAAGCCAGATCATACAAAAGTTTGTGATTTTCAAAAGCTAGTTTCATCTTCAAGAATGATACAAGACAAGTAAAACATTTTACAATGGTGTACTAATTATGTAATGGTCTACCACTTTTCTGTTGGAGTACCATCAGGGAACACAGGAGTAAGATCCTTCTTTCTAGGACTACTTTCAATCTAATCTTCACGCTATCATCATCATCATCATATAATCAGAGTTAGGAGGCCCATCATCTTCTCCTTCTTCTTCAGCCCAGTCACTTTAATCATTATCCGCACACCCTAACCATCCACATCAGACCATTCTCCATCATCATCATCACTTTCTCAATCGGTTTAGTTTTGATTTTGGCTTTTAGGTTTTCATTTTTTGGTTCCATAGATATAAAAACCGTTTGGTTATTTATGAAATTTAGTTTGGTTTACCTCGGTCATTTCAGTTTTGGCTCAATTTGGGTAATAATGCTAAAAATTGGTCAATACCCGTTAAAATTTCGGTTTCAATTCAATTTCAGTTTGATTTTGGTTTTTGAATAGGTTTGCATAATTAGAATAAAATTCAAATTTTTTCTTTTTTTCTGTCAGATCAAATTTTGAGTGATTTTTCCTAAAAGTTACTCAAATAATTTGGTTATTTTGGGTAATTTAGATAATTTTCAATATACAAACCGTTCAGATATCTGTGAACATCGGTTCGGTTTTACGTTTGGTTTATTAAGTTCGGTTTTGGGTCGATTTTCGGTTCTCCTATATGCCCAGACGGACGTATCTCGTTGCATTGCGAAACGACGTCGTTTCAGTCAGATACACGATGGCGAGGAGGCGCGAGAAACGTTCACCGGCGACGGAGAGTTCGGAACGGCGGAAAAACCGAGACGAGTCAAAACCACGAGATGGAGAACCAGACTCAGACCGAAGGCTCATCACCGTCTTCGTGGTCTTCTTCATCGTGATCCCCGCAGTCTCAATGGCGGTGTACAAAGTCAAATTCGCTGATCGAGTCATCGAAACGGAGCCATCGATACGTCAGAAGGGAATCATCAAAACCGATATCCATTTCCAAGAGATCCTCACTGTGAGTGTTGCCTTACTGTTTTCGTTTCAATGTTTGAGAATCCATTGAAAGCTTTAGGGGATTTGAGTTTTGGTTCAGGAACATTCAAAGGCTTCAGAGAATTCATCAGCTAGGCATTATGATTATCCAGTGTTGGCTTACATTACGCCGTGGTAGGTTTCTCCTAGTTTCTTTCTTGGAACAGTGTCACATGTGAATTGGTCTTATTATATGATGCAAATGATGTGTAGGAACTCTAAAGGATATGATATGGCAAAGATATACAACTCCAAGTTTACACACTTATCACCGGTTTGGTACGACCTGAAGAGGTATCATCAGTTCATGAGTTCCATGTGCTTGCACTGCATTTATAGATCTTCGGTGTTTCCTGAAAAAAGGTGGTGACTTTTTGGGTTTCTGTTTGATATTAGCCAAGGAAATGGATTGGTTTTGGAAGGGAGACATAATGCTGATAAGGGATGGATCCAAGAGCTCCGAGCAAGAGGAAACGCGATGGTAGTTTAACCAATACATCCAGTTTCTTTTCTTCTCTGTAATGGCCTGAGTTCAGCACCCGGAGAAGGCTGATTCTTGATGTATTTTTCTTTGTCTGATAGTTTGAGTTTTGATTCCATGTCATGTAGATATTGCCAAGAGTTGTTCTAGAAGCAGTTCCCGAGGAGTTGCTTAGTAAGAAGAAACTAAGGGGAAAAGCTATTAAGCTTATTGTCACAGAGTGCAAGTAAGGGTCTCTCAGATTCTAGATGAAAGTTATGACATGGAGCTTGTTAATTATACAACACACCCTTGTCAATTGTCATCATATTTACATTGTATTCTAGGGAAATGGAATATGATGGTATTGTGCTAGAGTCTTGGTCAAGGTGGGCAGCTTATGGTGTTTTGCATGACCCGGACATGCGGAAAATGGTATTTTGTGTCCTGTACAACTCTTTAGATCCGTTAATCTATGTCTTGCAAGCATCAATCCTCATGGTCCCTTAGCCGTTTGGGTTTGTGTACTCAATCTTCTAGGCACTGCAATTCGTGAAACAACTTGGAGACGCCCTTCACGAGCAGCATATGCAGTTCATGTATGTCATTGGTCCACCTCGTTCAGACACGCTCCAAATGTACGATTTTGGGCCAGAAGATCTTAAATTCTTGAAAGATTCGGTGGACGGGTTCTCTTTAATGACCTATGATTTCTCAAATTCCCAGAACCCTGGCCCCAATGCTCCTCTCAAGTGGATAGATCTCACCCTCAAACTCCTACTTGGCTCATCCAACAACGTAGATTCAAGCCTGGCAAGAAAGGTTCTTCTTGGTCTCAACTTCTACGGCAATGATTTTGCAATCTCTGGAGGTATAGTTAAGTTTCTTGTTCTCTTCTCGCCTTTTTCTCCAAAAATAACTGAATAAACTACCTTTTTTAACAACATTCAGGAGGTGGAGGAGCTATCACCGGAAGGGATTACATAGCGTTACTCCAGAAACACAAGCCAACGTTGCATTGGGATAAAGAAAGTGGCGAGCATCTTTTCATGTATAGAGATGATAAGAACATCAAGCATGCTGTCTTCTATCCTTCATTGATGTCTATCCTTTTACGGCTTGAGAATGCTCGTCTCTGGGGTATTGGCATTTCCATCTGGGAGATTGGTCAAGGTTTAGATTATTTCTTTCATCTTTTGTAAGTTTCTCACGTTACTTTATCTTCCTTGTTAACTTAAAACAGCTGCTGAGAAAGTGAAATTAGCCACTATGCTCTTTTCTTACACAAAGACATGATCAATAGACATCTCACGTTGCATCCTGTTTCTGTTAACTTAAAACAACAGCTGAGAAACCTCTTGTAGCTAGTTTTGTCTCTGGATAAAGTGGAAGTCAATATACTCTGTTCTTACACCGAAGACATCTCATCCGAAAATGTCACGTGTCAAACAGGCAGTGGCTAAAATTGATAACACAGTCCACGTCAGCTTACCAGAAACAGCTTTTCTGCTTGTCCTCACATTTCGTTGCCACTTCTTTAATCTTTCTTGAAAGTTTGATGATACGTAGAGGACAACACTTGGTGTAGAAGGAGAAGGAGAAAGATAAAGATAGAGAGAGAGCCATGGAAGCTTTGAAAACCGCTAGCTTTAGTCCTACGTCGGTTTTATCCGGCAAGAGATCAGAAACACGAAAGCCCTTCTCGCTCCCTAGCCTCTTTCCACCGAAGCCACCGAAACCAATCTCCCAAGAAAGCTTATTCAGGAGCTTCAATGGCGGGTTGGCTCTTCTAACCTCTGTTCTAAGCAGTGCAACAGCTCCTGCTATATCCCTAACGTACGAGGAAGCTCTGCAACAATCTACGACCTCTCCTTCATCTTTTGATTCAGATGGCTTGATCGATGGGATATCAAGTTTCGTCACGGACAATCCTCTGGTTATTGCCGGTGGAGTTGCTGCATTTGCTGTTCCGTTTGTTCTGTCTCAGGTTCTGAACAAAAAGCCCAAATCTTTTGGAGTCGAGTCTGCAAAGAATGCTTATACCAAGTTTGGTACTGATAAAAATGCTCAGCTGCTTGACATAAGAGCCGCTGCTGATCTCAGACAAGTGGGCAGTCCTAATATTAAGGGTTTAGGTAAAAATACGGTTTCAGCTGTTTATAACGGAGACGACAAGACTGGTTTCTTGAAGAAGCTTTCTTTGAAGTTTAAAGATTCTGAGAACACCACATTGTTCATTCTTGACAAGTAAGGCTCTTGGAATCTACAAATTTCTCCTTATAGCTACATTGAATCTTTTTAGCTTCTGATAGTGTCTGATCAGTGAACTTGAGTAGTGAGTGAATATCGTAAGTGTTATTGTACATCTGATACAATGTTGTGGTTGGAGAGAAACTGAGAAGCATTTAGACTTCACAACTTGTTTTCACTGCCAGTAGTTTAATACAGTGTGATTGTTTGCATGGAAAGCCAGGTTTGATGGAAACTCCGAGCTTGTTGCTGAACTGGTGGCACTTAATGGATTCAAATCTGCTTACGCTATTAAAGATGGTGCAGAAGGACCTAGAGGCTGGGTGGTTTGTGTTTCTCTCCCTCTGATTCCACAATGTTTGTTTTCTTCTTAACTATTCAGGATTGTGATGTTTTTCTTTCTGGAATTTTCAGAATAGCGGCTTGCCTTGGATAGAGCCAAAGAAGAATCTCAGTCTTGATTTGAGCAGTTTGACTGATAGTATCAGCGGTGTATTTGGCGTAAGTATACGATTTTACAATTCATTAAAAAAAGTTGAGAGATGATTAAAAAAAGGGAGAAACATAATAAATGTACAGGAGAGTTCTGATGGTGTCTCTGTTGCAATTGGAGTAGCTGCTGCTGCTGGATTAAGTGTTTTAGCATTTACAGAGGTCAGTTTCATCTCTCTTTCTTCTCTCTTTGTCTCCAAGAAGATACTATAATGTTATCTATGTCATCATCACAACAGATTGAAACCATACTCCAACTACTAGGTTCAGCTGCACTTGTTCAGCTTGCAGGCAATAAACTTCTATTTGCTGAGGTAACTTCTTCACATCTTTAATATCTCGGAAGTGGTGATGTGTTGTTGATGGTTCTTTGCTTTCTGTATATGGTCTACAGGACAGAAAGCAAACTCTAAAACAAGTGGATGAGTTCTTGAACACAAAGGTTGCACCTAAAGAACTTGTTGATGAACTAAAGGTACAACTAGTTTAGGTATCTCCATTAATTAGTAATGAAACCGTTTCTATAGATAACCTCAACATTGAATTAACACAGGACATAGGAAAGGCTTTTCTTCCTCTATCAACAAGCAGCAAAGCTCTTCCCCCACCAGCAGCAGAAGCAGCTACAACCACCACCGTGGATGAAAAAGAA
The DNA window shown above is from Brassica oleracea var. oleracea cultivar TO1000 chromosome C3, BOL, whole genome shotgun sequence and carries:
- the LOC106334804 gene encoding rhodanese-like domain-containing protein 4, chloroplastic is translated as MEALKTASFSPTSVLSGKRSETRKPFSLPSLFPPKPPKPISQESLFRSFNGGLALLTSVLSSATAPAISLTYEEALQQSTTSPSSFDSDGLIDGISSFVTDNPLVIAGGVAAFAVPFVLSQVLNKKPKSFGVESAKNAYTKFGTDKNAQLLDIRAAADLRQVGSPNIKGLGKNTVSAVYNGDDKTGFLKKLSLKFKDSENTTLFILDKFDGNSELVAELVALNGFKSAYAIKDGAEGPRGWVNSGLPWIEPKKNLSLDLSSLTDSISGVFGESSDGVSVAIGVAAAAGLSVLAFTEIETILQLLGSAALVQLAGNKLLFAEDRKQTLKQVDEFLNTKVAPKELVDELKDIGKAFLPLSTSSKALPPPAAEAATTTTVDEKEPEPAIKAATAQVTIYPATEAATEQVITEPTKTEAKPKPYPRPLSPYASYPDLKPPTSPTPVSSKGLPAPAPVAAEAATTTIVDEPEPELEPAIKAATAQVNSEPAAKAATEQVITEAKPKSYSRPLSPYASYPDLKPPTSPTPSHP
- the LOC106334805 gene encoding chitinase domain-containing protein 1; this encodes MARRREKRSPATESSERRKNRDESKPRDGEPDSDRRLITVFVVFFIVIPAVSMAVYKVKFADRVIETEPSIRQKGIIKTDIHFQEILTEHSKASENSSARHYDYPVLAYITPWNSKGYDMAKIYNSKFTHLSPVWYDLKSQGNGLVLEGRHNADKGWIQELRARGNAMILPRVVLEAVPEELLSKKKLRGKAIKLIVTECKEMEYDGIVLESWSRWAAYGVLHDPDMRKMALQFVKQLGDALHEQHMQFMYVIGPPRSDTLQMYDFGPEDLKFLKDSVDGFSLMTYDFSNSQNPGPNAPLKWIDLTLKLLLGSSNNVDSSLARKVLLGLNFYGNDFAISGGGGGAITGRDYIALLQKHKPTLHWDKESGEHLFMYRDDKNIKHAVFYPSLMSILLRLENARLWGIGISIWEIGQGLDYFFHLL